In the genome of Dehalococcoidia bacterium, one region contains:
- a CDS encoding amidohydrolase family protein translates to MTTAVKFGAIDADAHVVESEHTWDFLDKEDLQYRPQLFSSPDNSQSRYWVIDGKIAGLRLPTPSERELEIMSERAGRDLVTAADARHLDDVSLRLRHMDDLGVDIQILHNTLWISDVTRRPEVDRALCKAWNKWMASAWKQSDGRLRWSAVLPLTDLDQAIDMMPWAKENGAVGVVMKPFEDDRFMLDPYFHPYLAAAQEHDLTITIHIANANQNYVKAMNSPYDPSGGLPTFRMPTVHACNGLILSDLPKRFPDLRWGFIESSCQWVPWIMHETSRRAQQAGWKIPENPFKDYNIYVSAQTDDDFEYVFSYIGDENIVIGTDYGHTDTSSEVDAIETFRNLPSVNEESKKKILVDNALGLYHL, encoded by the coding sequence ATGACTACAGCCGTAAAATTTGGCGCAATTGACGCCGATGCTCATGTTGTTGAATCTGAGCATACATGGGATTTTCTTGATAAAGAAGACTTACAATACCGTCCTCAATTATTCTCCTCGCCTGATAATTCACAAAGTCGTTATTGGGTGATAGATGGAAAAATTGCAGGATTGAGACTACCTACTCCTTCAGAGCGTGAGCTCGAGATAATGTCAGAGCGAGCGGGTCGTGACCTTGTTACCGCTGCAGATGCTCGTCATCTTGATGATGTTTCACTCAGACTCAGGCACATGGACGATCTTGGCGTTGATATTCAAATACTCCACAACACCCTATGGATCAGCGATGTTACAAGGCGACCTGAAGTTGATCGTGCGCTCTGCAAGGCTTGGAATAAATGGATGGCGTCAGCCTGGAAGCAGTCGGATGGTCGATTGCGATGGTCTGCAGTGCTTCCACTCACTGATTTAGACCAAGCTATTGATATGATGCCTTGGGCAAAAGAGAACGGCGCCGTAGGTGTAGTAATGAAACCTTTTGAAGATGACAGGTTTATGCTCGACCCTTATTTCCATCCTTATTTGGCTGCGGCACAAGAACATGATTTGACCATTACTATTCACATTGCCAATGCCAATCAAAATTATGTAAAGGCAATGAATTCACCCTACGACCCAAGCGGCGGGTTGCCAACCTTCCGAATGCCGACAGTGCACGCCTGTAATGGTTTGATTCTTAGTGATTTGCCAAAGCGCTTCCCGGATTTGCGCTGGGGGTTCATAGAATCTTCCTGCCAGTGGGTTCCCTGGATAATGCACGAAACCTCACGAAGGGCGCAGCAGGCAGGGTGGAAAATACCTGAGAATCCTTTTAAGGATTACAACATTTATGTTTCTGCTCAGACAGATGATGATTTCGAATATGTATTTAGCTATATTGGTGATGAAAATATCGTAATTGGTACAGATTATGGACATACTGACACATCAAGCGAGGTTGACGCTATAGAAACTTTTAGGAATCTTCCCAGCGTAAATGAAGAGTCAAAGAAAAAAATATTAGTTGATAATGCTTTAGGTCTCTATCATCTTTAG
- a CDS encoding acetyl-CoA acetyltransferase gives MKKNLSKTAAIVGVAESNELGTVPGKSALALHAEAASNALADAGVERDEVDGLLTAGYWNYDLADYLGIKPRYTDTTTVGGASFVIHVGHAVSAIAAGLCEVALITHGQSGRNTRAPMPRDPNVPSAMYEIPYGMIGMPINYSMAATRYMHLYGEDRTRQAMAEIAVATRKWAQMNPKASMRDPMSFDDYHNSRWISWPFHLLDCCLVTDAGAAVVVTSKERAQSLSKKPVWILGHSEYHDHAGISTMEDLTITPARVTGPEALSMAGVSHKDIGLSMIYDSFTYTVLASLESLGYCKPGEGPDFVANQRTAPGGNFPLNTSGGGLSYTHPGMYGIFLIVEAVRQLRGEAGERQVPDLNLSLVNGTGGALSATGTIILGVD, from the coding sequence ATGAAAAAGAATTTATCTAAAACAGCAGCAATTGTAGGTGTCGCAGAGTCTAATGAACTTGGAACAGTTCCAGGTAAATCAGCGCTGGCGCTCCATGCAGAAGCTGCTAGCAATGCCTTAGCTGATGCGGGTGTCGAACGTGACGAAGTAGACGGTCTTTTGACAGCCGGTTATTGGAATTATGACTTAGCAGATTATCTCGGCATAAAACCCCGTTATACCGATACAACTACCGTTGGTGGTGCATCGTTTGTAATACATGTTGGACACGCGGTTTCCGCGATAGCCGCTGGTTTGTGCGAAGTTGCTTTAATTACACATGGGCAATCTGGCCGTAATACTCGCGCACCGATGCCAAGAGACCCTAATGTCCCTTCTGCAATGTATGAAATCCCATACGGAATGATAGGAATGCCGATAAATTATTCTATGGCAGCCACGCGGTATATGCATTTATATGGGGAGGACAGAACAAGGCAGGCAATGGCGGAAATTGCGGTTGCAACTAGAAAATGGGCTCAAATGAATCCTAAAGCTTCAATGCGAGACCCCATGAGTTTCGATGATTACCATAATTCACGATGGATATCATGGCCATTTCATCTTCTGGATTGCTGTCTGGTAACTGATGCCGGTGCGGCAGTTGTAGTGACTTCAAAAGAAAGAGCTCAGAGCCTTTCTAAAAAGCCTGTATGGATTTTAGGACACTCGGAATACCACGACCATGCCGGTATCTCGACTATGGAAGATTTAACTATTACTCCTGCTAGAGTGACAGGTCCTGAAGCTCTAAGCATGGCCGGTGTTTCTCATAAAGATATCGGATTATCTATGATTTATGACTCATTTACATATACAGTCCTTGCAAGCTTAGAATCCTTAGGCTATTGCAAGCCTGGAGAAGGACCCGATTTCGTAGCCAATCAACGAACTGCACCTGGAGGAAATTTCCCTTTGAATACTAGCGGAGGCGGGCTCTCTTACACCCACCCTGGAATGTATGGAATTTTTCTCATTGTTGAAGCCGTCAGGCAGCTCCGAGGAGAGGCAGGGGAAAGGCAAGTACCTGATTTGAATCTAAGCTTAGTCAATGGCACAGGTGGTGCGCTTTCTGCGACCGGGACTATTATTTTAGGAGTTGACTGA
- a CDS encoding Zn-ribbon domain-containing OB-fold protein, giving the protein MGTQYQGPLPVLQPESDFYWEKAKAHELWLRKCVDCNKAYFYPRDFCPKCGNYNVTWIRASGRGTLYTFAIVERAPIPSFRDSVPFIVAMVDLEEGPRFPTNIVGVNAKPENLLIGMEVEVTFRDLNDEVTLPLFKPVSNEFPDHH; this is encoded by the coding sequence ATGGGCACTCAATATCAAGGGCCATTACCTGTACTACAGCCTGAATCAGATTTTTATTGGGAGAAGGCAAAGGCTCATGAGCTCTGGTTGCGTAAATGCGTTGACTGCAACAAAGCTTATTTTTATCCACGCGATTTTTGCCCTAAGTGCGGTAATTACAATGTAACGTGGATACGAGCAAGCGGAAGAGGAACGCTGTATACGTTTGCAATCGTTGAACGAGCACCGATTCCTTCTTTCCGTGATAGTGTACCGTTTATTGTGGCCATGGTTGATCTTGAAGAAGGCCCAAGATTCCCTACAAATATAGTTGGCGTTAACGCAAAACCGGAAAATCTATTGATTGGGATGGAAGTTGAAGTGACTTTTCGGGATCTAAATGATGAGGTTACATTACCGCTTTTCAAACCCGTCTCTAATGAATTTCCCGACCACCATTAA
- a CDS encoding SDR family oxidoreductase, whose translation MRLEGKVIIVTGAAAGLGRQYAIRFAKEGAKLTIADVQNLEKTTELCRSEGAEVLALQVDVSSEEAMLDMAKQTHDTYGRIDGLLNNAGMMRGLEVKSILDVDMETWDRVFAVNARGTFLGVRAVFPYMREQNSGTIVNVSSGSTLRIARGPNAMNPHYVASKSAITGITRAVARELGQHNINVVTVAPGSTTSDTEEPIGADEAYPEPEASLVRRGVPEDLTGVMAFLFSDDARFITGQMIVVNGGREIH comes from the coding sequence ATGCGTCTTGAAGGAAAAGTAATCATAGTAACTGGAGCTGCTGCTGGGCTGGGACGACAGTATGCAATTCGATTCGCTAAGGAAGGGGCGAAATTAACTATTGCAGATGTCCAGAATTTAGAAAAAACAACAGAGCTTTGCAGATCTGAGGGCGCTGAAGTTCTTGCGCTTCAAGTGGATGTATCTTCTGAAGAAGCAATGTTAGACATGGCAAAGCAAACGCATGACACATACGGAAGAATTGATGGATTGCTCAATAATGCAGGTATGATGCGAGGCTTAGAAGTAAAATCAATCCTTGATGTGGATATGGAAACTTGGGACCGTGTATTTGCAGTTAACGCAAGAGGTACTTTCCTGGGAGTTCGAGCAGTATTTCCCTATATGCGTGAGCAAAATAGTGGAACTATTGTCAATGTGAGCTCTGGAAGCACACTCCGCATTGCAAGAGGGCCTAATGCGATGAACCCACATTACGTTGCCTCAAAATCTGCAATCACTGGAATAACCCGTGCAGTTGCCAGGGAGCTAGGTCAGCATAATATCAACGTCGTAACTGTTGCTCCTGGTTCTACAACCTCAGATACCGAAGAGCCTATAGGAGCTGATGAGGCTTACCCTGAACCTGAAGCATCTCTGGTGCGTAGGGGTGTTCCCGAAGACCTTACAGGTGTTATGGCTTTTCTATTTAGTGATGATGCGCGATTTATCACTGGGCAAATGATTGTTGTTAATGGTGGTCGGGAAATTCATTAG
- a CDS encoding amidohydrolase, with amino-acid sequence MTVQEGDLRMNDIQALDGDGHVEEWEATWSDEYLEPKYRDRRPKVIETGEFEHDYIWEIDGERIRVGGSPSSRDGVVSTEYELMAKWRGPHESGEFHSAEDRLAVMDAESTYLSVNYPTLLLHWPIVKDPDLNAGLTRSYNNWVADVSNQSPERLKWVTVIDPRDPSEAVREMERTKKMGSLGIMVFGDYGNKALDHPDFEPIWAAAQDLELPVNVHPGMGAKDALKDWKNIAGDQFLTSVVRGFKTICGSGILDRYPKVKVSFLETGCTWVDFAVAVMDFTLDNVKDRMELGTIRSEHQPIIDRGLPQATPLEYIKDGRIFIGFEVDDQLLPYMVGKYGTDCWVYASDIPHAHRIPDSPKFLMNRTDLTQEQKDRIIWKGTTELYGLKAPQAVGS; translated from the coding sequence ATGACAGTGCAAGAAGGAGATTTACGAATGAATGACATCCAAGCGCTCGATGGCGACGGACATGTGGAAGAATGGGAGGCTACCTGGTCCGATGAATATCTTGAGCCCAAATATCGTGACCGTAGACCAAAAGTAATTGAGACAGGCGAATTTGAGCACGATTATATTTGGGAAATCGACGGAGAGCGAATCAGAGTAGGTGGATCTCCATCAAGCCGAGATGGTGTGGTTTCTACTGAATATGAATTGATGGCAAAATGGCGTGGTCCTCACGAAAGCGGTGAATTTCATTCAGCCGAAGATAGGCTTGCTGTAATGGATGCTGAAAGTACTTACCTCTCAGTAAACTACCCAACCTTATTGTTGCATTGGCCGATAGTTAAAGATCCTGATTTGAATGCAGGCCTTACGCGATCCTATAACAATTGGGTAGCTGACGTTTCTAATCAATCTCCGGAAAGGCTTAAATGGGTCACAGTTATTGACCCAAGGGACCCAAGTGAGGCTGTCAGGGAAATGGAGCGTACGAAAAAAATGGGATCATTGGGAATAATGGTCTTCGGTGATTACGGCAATAAAGCTTTGGATCATCCTGATTTCGAGCCTATATGGGCAGCAGCTCAAGATCTAGAACTACCGGTGAATGTTCATCCTGGGATGGGGGCAAAAGATGCTCTTAAAGATTGGAAGAATATCGCAGGAGACCAATTTCTTACTTCTGTCGTGCGCGGGTTCAAGACTATATGTGGGTCAGGAATATTAGATCGATATCCTAAAGTGAAAGTTTCATTTTTGGAGACAGGTTGTACTTGGGTTGATTTTGCTGTTGCAGTAATGGATTTTACTTTGGACAACGTCAAAGACCGAATGGAACTCGGTACGATCCGATCTGAGCATCAACCTATTATTGATCGTGGGCTCCCTCAGGCTACTCCTCTTGAGTACATCAAAGATGGAAGGATATTTATTGGATTTGAGGTTGATGATCAATTACTGCCTTACATGGTAGGTAAATACGGAACTGATTGCTGGGTTTATGCTAGCGATATACCTCATGCTCACAGAATTCCAGATTCACCTAAATTCCTTATGAACAGGACTGATCTTACTCAGGAACAGAAGGACCGGATTATATGGAAGGGGACTACTGAGCTCTATGGCCTTAAGGCCCCACAAGCCGTAGGTTCCTAG
- a CDS encoding Gfo/Idh/MocA family oxidoreductase — protein sequence MDTDKIINFGIVGLGTAGSALVQPVLKNKNFRMAGAADLDKETLARFKSDFPEAGIFDSAEAIAEADGIDALFISTPTQFHTGHVLAAINNGKHVVTEKPIATNLDDADAMIEASEKAGVTLMVGHSFGYETPIKAIRNTVNSGELGPLRMLHNWYFTDWMYRPRNPEELDTSLGGGVTFRQGSHQFDIIRLIGGGLVRSVRAMTAKFDVSRPAEGAHTVFLEFENGAVATAIYSGYDRFRSAELGYNVGEGGLPFNLEKYGAARNALKNANPEAELELKKSVRYGGSSSRNWGEVPDSHPFYGLTVVSCENGDIRQSPDGLLVYSENEKREVAIPKGTSGRDNILTELKAAILDKIPPLHDGRWGKANLEVCLAALESSHKRKEIYLSHQKMVHD from the coding sequence ATGGATACTGATAAAATCATTAATTTTGGGATAGTAGGCTTGGGGACTGCTGGAAGTGCACTTGTACAACCAGTACTCAAAAATAAAAATTTCAGGATGGCTGGTGCTGCAGACCTTGATAAAGAGACGCTAGCCCGTTTCAAATCCGACTTCCCCGAAGCTGGTATTTTCGATAGTGCAGAAGCAATTGCTGAGGCAGATGGGATAGATGCACTCTTTATATCTACTCCTACTCAATTTCATACAGGGCATGTACTCGCTGCAATCAATAACGGAAAACATGTCGTAACGGAAAAACCCATTGCCACTAATCTTGATGATGCTGATGCCATGATTGAAGCATCTGAAAAAGCAGGTGTCACTTTGATGGTTGGTCATTCGTTTGGCTACGAAACACCAATAAAAGCAATTCGAAATACCGTCAACAGTGGTGAGCTCGGCCCTCTTCGAATGCTACACAACTGGTACTTTACAGATTGGATGTACCGTCCTCGAAATCCTGAAGAGCTAGACACCTCTCTTGGCGGAGGAGTTACATTCCGTCAAGGATCTCATCAGTTCGACATTATAAGATTAATTGGTGGGGGTCTGGTTCGTAGCGTACGTGCTATGACCGCGAAATTCGACGTCTCTCGGCCTGCGGAGGGAGCCCATACTGTATTCCTTGAATTTGAAAACGGTGCAGTTGCAACTGCTATTTACAGTGGGTACGACAGGTTTCGTTCAGCGGAGCTCGGATATAACGTCGGAGAAGGCGGGCTACCTTTCAATCTGGAGAAGTACGGTGCGGCTCGAAATGCGTTGAAAAATGCAAACCCTGAAGCCGAACTAGAACTAAAGAAAAGTGTTAGATATGGAGGTTCAAGCTCAAGAAATTGGGGCGAAGTTCCTGATAGCCATCCTTTTTACGGGCTAACCGTAGTCAGTTGTGAAAATGGGGATATCCGGCAATCACCTGATGGACTGCTAGTCTATTCAGAGAATGAAAAGCGAGAGGTTGCAATACCAAAAGGAACTTCAGGTAGGGACAATATCCTGACCGAACTAAAAGCTGCAATATTAGATAAGATACCTCCATTACATGACGGAAGATGGGGTAAAGCTAATTTAGAAGTGTGCCTTGCTGCCTTAGAATCCTCACATAAACGTAAGGAAATATATTTAAGCCACCAAAAAATGGTTCATGACTAG
- a CDS encoding class II aldolase/adducin family protein produces the protein MTREWDEIKYEVAVANRVLAEVGLATGFRASLGHASMRLPNDPDKFVVKGRGYTVDALHSMRPQDMIVVDIEGHKVDGPVGSSQPFEVIMHSSIMKLRPEIKSVVHVHPHYTILASTLNKRLRPMNQEGAQLVQKELPMWNHVKTVQTEDEGLEVAQLMGDSKAILLRGHGATTAGSSLEDAVMTMMQLEEQAKMNYWAFSAMGADHPYLEDEIVDEMSGRTPLPELPHFKQVLPPGWRPNVGGVWQYYTRIVTENPDAAPTIHRP, from the coding sequence ATGACCAGAGAATGGGATGAGATAAAATATGAAGTTGCTGTAGCCAATCGGGTTCTTGCTGAAGTCGGTCTTGCTACCGGGTTTCGAGCCTCGTTAGGACATGCAAGTATGCGCCTACCAAATGACCCGGATAAATTCGTTGTAAAAGGAAGGGGCTATACGGTAGACGCTCTGCATTCAATGCGACCACAAGATATGATCGTTGTAGATATTGAGGGTCATAAAGTTGATGGACCAGTAGGTTCTTCGCAGCCGTTTGAAGTCATTATGCATTCGTCTATCATGAAGTTGCGACCTGAGATTAAGTCGGTTGTCCACGTACATCCCCACTACACGATTCTTGCATCTACGCTGAATAAGCGCTTGCGTCCAATGAATCAAGAAGGCGCACAATTGGTACAAAAAGAATTGCCAATGTGGAATCATGTCAAAACCGTCCAGACTGAAGATGAAGGCCTTGAAGTTGCTCAGCTGATGGGTGACTCAAAAGCTATTTTGCTAAGAGGTCACGGCGCTACCACAGCCGGTAGCAGCCTTGAAGATGCGGTAATGACAATGATGCAGCTTGAAGAGCAAGCAAAAATGAATTACTGGGCATTTTCCGCAATGGGTGCAGATCATCCATATCTTGAAGATGAAATAGTAGATGAGATGTCGGGTCGAACACCCTTGCCTGAGCTGCCTCACTTTAAGCAAGTTCTTCCTCCCGGATGGCGACCAAACGTAGGCGGTGTATGGCAATATTATACGAGAATCGTAACGGAAAACCCGGATGCTGCGCCTACAATTCATAGGCCATAA
- a CDS encoding Rieske 2Fe-2S domain-containing protein has protein sequence MLNQAENDAITRVSPGTPMGELMRRYWHPIAAASELDEKPTKAVRILGEDLVLYKDKSGTIGLIDRFCPHRRVDLSYGIPEENGLRCMYHGWMMDETGQCVEQPFEETVRPDGRFKEKVKIAGYPVQELGGLVFTYMGPQPAPLLPNYDILAQKNGVLRELFVAELPVNWLQCMENSVDPVHLEWLHGVYGAWSAKLEGRRDAVAESLAIYDRHKEIGFDQFERGIIKRRVYGNTTKESPKWSVGHPLLFPNILQQGGGGRYFFQFRVPIDDEHTWHVELTSYWFPTDVEVPAQDVVPYSQIELTRPDGHWRSDDTMAQDHIVWILQGAIMDRSAETLGESDRGLIFYRKMLSEQMQIVMDGGEPINIVRDVNENVMIHVEQEGWTTLGKTSDIDEIARYGSKLKPLIQEMLDKTGYASKESATA, from the coding sequence ATGTTAAATCAAGCTGAGAATGATGCTATTACTAGGGTAAGCCCCGGCACGCCAATGGGTGAACTCATGCGTCGTTACTGGCATCCCATTGCTGCTGCTTCTGAATTGGATGAAAAGCCTACGAAAGCTGTTCGGATTCTGGGAGAAGACCTTGTTTTGTACAAGGATAAATCCGGCACCATCGGCTTGATTGATCGTTTCTGTCCGCATCGACGTGTCGACCTTTCCTATGGAATACCTGAAGAAAATGGTCTCCGGTGCATGTACCACGGATGGATGATGGACGAGACCGGCCAGTGCGTAGAGCAACCGTTTGAGGAAACTGTTCGCCCTGACGGCAGATTCAAGGAGAAAGTCAAAATTGCAGGATACCCTGTTCAAGAACTTGGCGGGCTTGTATTCACATATATGGGGCCACAGCCTGCACCGTTGCTACCCAATTACGACATTTTAGCTCAAAAAAACGGCGTCTTACGCGAATTATTTGTCGCAGAGTTACCTGTAAATTGGCTTCAATGCATGGAAAATTCTGTTGATCCCGTTCACCTTGAATGGCTACATGGAGTGTATGGCGCATGGTCTGCAAAACTAGAAGGCCGTCGCGATGCAGTAGCTGAAAGTCTAGCCATATATGACAGGCATAAAGAAATCGGTTTTGATCAGTTTGAAAGAGGGATAATTAAGCGACGGGTTTATGGGAATACCACAAAAGAATCACCTAAATGGAGTGTTGGGCATCCATTACTCTTCCCTAATATCTTGCAACAAGGTGGTGGTGGCAGGTATTTCTTTCAATTTAGGGTCCCCATCGACGATGAGCATACTTGGCACGTTGAATTAACTAGTTATTGGTTTCCAACCGACGTTGAAGTGCCTGCCCAAGACGTAGTCCCTTATTCACAAATTGAGTTAACCAGACCTGATGGGCATTGGCGTAGCGACGATACGATGGCACAAGATCATATTGTTTGGATCCTTCAAGGTGCAATTATGGATCGCTCTGCAGAGACACTTGGGGAATCTGATCGAGGGCTCATCTTCTATCGGAAAATGCTTAGCGAACAGATGCAAATTGTCATGGATGGCGGGGAACCAATAAACATTGTGCGCGATGTAAATGAAAATGTGATGATTCATGTCGAGCAGGAAGGATGGACAACTCTTGGAAAGACTTCTGATATCGACGAGATTGCACGGTATGGAAGTAAATTGAAGCCATTGATTCAAGAAATGCTTGATAAAACTGGGTATGCATCAAAAGAAAGTGCAACGGCATAG
- a CDS encoding Gfo/Idh/MocA family oxidoreductase: MAGVKPINFGIIGLGAGTMNMIPELSTNPNANIVAAADTRKDALDRFTRDFGGRIYSNAEDLCKDPDVEVIYVMTPDEMHAEHAVLAAEHGKQVILDKPMGLTLEQCDDVIAATEKNGTRVIVGHSQSLDLVNLKIAEIANSGQLGKVVMIHTMFYSDWIYRPRAKEELIQERGGSIVRRQGPIQVDIVRMIGGGKVRSVRGKTNIVDANRPIDGSFNAFVDFDNGSSATIIYDGYGHFNSADLTYGYTLQGFPMNPDLHINSRKRIEGFASISEEEQYKDTTRYGGSMNRSLAHQVSPDRRHAFFGFTLVSCEKGDIRQTPTGVLIYGDKENIEIPVAAGEGYNRRYCAVEVDEMCRAIRDDTPVRIHDAYWGKATQEVVLGIIDSSNERREVFMKYQVPYTGQGVS, translated from the coding sequence ATGGCAGGAGTTAAACCAATTAATTTTGGGATCATCGGGCTTGGAGCAGGCACGATGAACATGATCCCAGAACTCAGCACGAACCCAAATGCAAATATCGTTGCTGCCGCTGACACACGCAAAGATGCACTCGATAGGTTTACAAGAGATTTTGGAGGGCGCATCTACAGCAATGCCGAGGATCTATGTAAAGATCCTGATGTCGAAGTCATCTACGTAATGACTCCCGATGAAATGCACGCAGAGCATGCTGTTCTTGCGGCCGAGCATGGAAAACAAGTCATTTTAGACAAACCAATGGGACTTACTCTGGAGCAATGTGATGATGTTATTGCAGCGACAGAAAAGAATGGGACGCGTGTGATCGTCGGGCATTCCCAAAGCCTAGATCTCGTAAATCTAAAGATCGCAGAGATAGCAAATAGTGGGCAATTAGGCAAAGTCGTAATGATCCATACCATGTTTTATAGCGACTGGATTTATAGACCTCGAGCAAAAGAGGAGCTAATTCAAGAGCGTGGCGGCAGTATTGTTAGGCGACAAGGTCCAATACAGGTTGATATTGTCCGAATGATTGGTGGAGGAAAGGTAAGATCGGTTAGAGGGAAAACAAATATAGTTGATGCTAATCGACCTATCGATGGAAGCTTTAATGCGTTTGTAGATTTCGATAACGGATCCTCGGCCACCATAATTTATGACGGTTATGGGCACTTTAATAGTGCAGATCTTACTTACGGTTATACCTTACAAGGATTCCCAATGAATCCTGATTTACACATAAATTCCCGTAAGCGAATTGAGGGTTTTGCAAGCATTAGCGAGGAGGAGCAATATAAAGACACTACTCGCTACGGTGGCTCTATGAATCGGTCGCTGGCTCATCAGGTATCTCCTGATAGGAGACATGCTTTTTTTGGTTTCACCCTTGTCTCATGTGAAAAAGGCGATATTCGGCAAACGCCAACCGGAGTATTGATATATGGCGATAAAGAAAATATCGAAATCCCTGTAGCTGCCGGGGAAGGGTACAATCGTCGGTACTGCGCGGTAGAAGTTGATGAAATGTGCCGCGCAATTCGTGATGACACTCCGGTACGAATTCACGATGCCTACTGGGGTAAAGCTACTCAAGAAGTAGTGTTAGGAATCATTGATTCTTCAAATGAGAGGCGTGAAGTTTTCATGAAATACCAAGTCCCTTACACGGGTCAGGGCGTGAGTTAA
- a CDS encoding nitroreductase family protein — protein sequence MTEEIGLFEAMYTQRAIRHLKPDPIPDELIQQIIDAGIRAPNGGNSQQWGFVVIKDESTKKIINEHYAAVVRPNHGKASTLSEQRAADSADYLGQHIMDVPVWILAVTNHPGTDIHHGASIYPAVQNMLLAARALNIGSVLTTRVRRGFEDHIRSAIGLPEGWATAAMIPLGWPMEGYRYGPTTRKPASEVTHWDKWGTRSQNT from the coding sequence ATGACTGAAGAAATTGGGTTATTTGAAGCAATGTACACACAGAGGGCTATTAGGCATTTAAAGCCTGATCCAATTCCCGATGAACTAATACAGCAAATCATTGATGCAGGCATACGTGCTCCCAATGGAGGGAATTCACAGCAATGGGGTTTTGTTGTTATAAAAGATGAATCAACAAAAAAAATAATTAATGAACATTATGCTGCTGTGGTACGTCCCAACCATGGGAAAGCTTCCACGTTATCTGAACAAAGAGCTGCTGATTCTGCTGATTATTTAGGTCAGCACATTATGGACGTTCCTGTTTGGATATTAGCAGTGACTAATCATCCTGGAACTGATATTCATCACGGCGCTTCGATTTACCCTGCAGTACAAAACATGCTTCTTGCTGCACGAGCCTTGAATATAGGAAGTGTTCTGACAACTCGTGTACGAAGGGGTTTTGAGGATCACATTCGCTCTGCCATTGGTCTGCCTGAAGGATGGGCAACCGCAGCAATGATACCCCTTGGCTGGCCTATGGAAGGCTACAGGTATGGACCGACGACACGAAAGCCAGCGTCCGAAGTTACACATTGGGATAAATGGGGAACACGCTCGCAAAATACTTAA
- a CDS encoding xanthine dehydrogenase family protein subunit M, with translation MIPSQFTYHQPKSLTDALSLMRQFDGDGRVVSGGMSLVPAMKLRLIQPDHLIDIGKLKEIRYIKNMSDGVAIGAGTTYRDLIESKIVLKKLPLLAEAASLVGDTQIRNRGSIGGSAAHADPAADLPAVLSALDARFLIKGGIRSRNLSAKKFFVDAYETDLHPSEILTEIIMPSLPQNSGTAYVKFANKASRFAIVGAAVVIATTKDNICNHVRISLTGAGPKPQRLLMAEKYLQGTLLSTEAIDTAIQKSIKNIEVLSDIHGSEEYRLHLSKVISARACNLAWDRLRN, from the coding sequence ATGATCCCTTCTCAATTTACATACCATCAGCCAAAATCATTAACTGATGCCCTTTCACTAATGAGGCAATTCGACGGTGATGGTCGAGTTGTTTCTGGCGGAATGAGCTTAGTGCCTGCTATGAAACTTCGACTTATCCAACCTGATCATTTGATAGATATCGGAAAATTAAAAGAAATTCGATATATAAAGAATATGTCCGATGGTGTTGCTATTGGAGCAGGTACAACTTACAGAGATTTAATCGAATCTAAAATAGTCCTGAAAAAATTACCCCTTTTGGCTGAAGCAGCGTCACTGGTTGGAGATACCCAAATAAGAAATCGCGGCTCTATTGGAGGATCTGCAGCGCACGCGGATCCTGCAGCTGATTTGCCAGCCGTCTTATCTGCATTAGATGCAAGATTTCTAATAAAAGGTGGAATTCGCTCTAGGAACCTCTCAGCAAAAAAATTCTTTGTGGATGCGTACGAAACTGACTTGCATCCATCTGAAATTTTGACTGAAATAATCATGCCATCTCTTCCCCAAAATTCTGGGACTGCTTATGTAAAATTTGCAAATAAGGCTTCAAGATTTGCAATAGTGGGTGCAGCTGTAGTGATTGCAACTACGAAGGACAACATTTGTAATCATGTTCGAATAAGCTTAACAGGCGCAGGCCCCAAGCCCCAACGATTATTAATGGCTGAGAAATACTTACAGGGAACACTATTGTCGACTGAGGCGATTGATACAGCAATCCAAAAATCAATAAAAAATATAGAAGTGCTTTCTGATATTCATGGTTCAGAAGAATATAGACTTCATTTGTCTAAAGTGATTTCAGCGCGTGCTTGTAACCTCGCGTGGGATCGTTTGCGCAACTAA